The nucleotide window GCCAGCGAGTTATTCACAAAGATATCAAACCCGCCAACATCTTAATTAATCCCAATACCAAACAAGTCAAAATTACTGACTTCAGCATCGCTTCCCTGCTACCAAAAGAAAGTCAAGTCATCACTTCCCCTAACGTTTTAGAAGGAACTCTCGCCTACTTATCTCCCGAACAAACTGGAAGAATGAACCGAGGGATCGACTATCGCAGTGACTTTTATTCACTAGGAGTAACATTTTACGAACTTCTCACCGGAAAGTTACCCTTTCCCACTAACGATCCGATGGAGTTAGTTCACAGTCACATCGCTAAACAACCGCCAGCCGTATACAATATTAACCCCTATATTCCATCTATTTTGTCGGATATTGTCGCGAAACTAATGGCAAAAAATGCCGAAGACCGCTACCAAAGTGCTTTAGGGTTAAAATACGACCTAGAAACCTGTTTTAATCAGTGGAAAAATTACGGTAAAATTACCAATTTTGATTTGGGAAAACGTGATATTTCCGAACATTTTCTGATTCCCGAAAAACTTTATGGCAGAGCAGAAGAAATTGCCACTCTCTTAGCAGCATTTAATCGCGTTTCTGGCAAAGTAAAAGATGGAGAACTTGCTACAGTTCACAGCGAAATGATGTTAGTGGCAGGTTATTCAGGGATTGGTAAAACAGCCGTCGTTAACGAAATTCACAAACCCATCGTCCGACAAAGAGGATATTTCATCAAAGGAAAATTTGACCAATTCCAGCGTAATATACCTTTTTCTGCCATAGTACAAGCATTGCGGGATTTAATGGGGCAATTATTGAGCGAAAATCCCCAACAAATCGAACAGTGGAAAGCCAAAATTTTAGAGGCTGTGGGAGAAAACGGTCAAGTTATTAGTGAGGTAATTCCAGAAGTAGAATTGCTGATCGGAAAACAGTCGAGCGTTCCGGAACTGGAAGCCAGCGCAGCCCAAAATAGGTTTAATTTAGTCTTTCAAAAATTCATTCGAGTATTTACAAATGCCGATCATCCGTTGGTCATATTTTTAGATGACCTGCAATGGGCGGATTTAGCTTCTTTGAAGTTAATTAAACTGTTAATGAACGAAACAGACGCTCCGTATTTATTACTGATCGGCGCTTATCGAGATAACGAAGTATTTCCCGCTCATCCCTTAATGCTGACTTTAGAAGAAATTCGTCAAAACAACGCAGCAAACATTAATACGATCGCTCTAGCACCTTTAAGCAAAACCGATTTAAATTATTTAGTTGCCGATACCTTAAGTTGCCCGCCAGATGTTGCTTTACCGCTTACTGAATTGGTTCATAAAAAAACTAAGGGTAATCCCTTTTTTAGCAATCAATTCCTCAAAGCATTACATGAAGACGGGCTAATTACGTTTAATTTCGAGTCGAGATATTGGCAGTGCGATATATCGAAAGTCCGAGCGCTTTCTCTGACCGACGATGTAGTAGAATTTATGGGTCTTCAATTACAAAAGCTCCCAGAAAATACCCAAGAAGTATTGAAGTTAGCTGCTTGTATTGGTAACTCTTTTGATTTACACGCTCTGGCGATCGTACATGAAAAGTCTCTCGCTGAAACGGCGACGGATTTATGGAAAGCTTTGCAAGAAGGATTGATTATTCCTACCAGTGAAATTTACAAGTTTTTCCAAGAAAAAGAAGTAGATTCTCGAGGAATTTTATCCGAACTATCAGTTTCTTACAAGTTTCTCCATGACCGAGTGCAGCAGGCAGCTTATTTTTTAATTCCCGAAGACCAAAAACAAGCAATTCATTTAAAAATCGGGTTATTGCTGCTCACCAATACGCCAGTAGAAGAACGGGAAGAAAAAATATTTGAAATTGTCAATCAACTCAACATAGGAGTTGATTTAATTGCTAATCAATCGGAAAAAAACGAATTAGCGCAACTGAATGCGATCGCGGGTCATAAAGCAAAGTTATCTACCGCTTACGAACCAGCCGTCAGGTATTTAACGGTAGCGTTAAAATTATTGCCAAAAAATAGTTGGCAAACTGACTATCGATTGACCCTATCTATTTATATAGCAGCCGCAGAAGCAGAATATCTGAATATCAATTTTACTCGGTCAGCGATGTTAGCGGAAACAGCGATGGAAAACGCCGCTAATTTGCTCGATATAGTGAAAGTATACGAATTAAAAATGGAGATTTACATTGCCCAATTAGAAATGCTAAAAGCCGTCAATACCGGATTAGAAGTATTGGAAAAATTGGGCATTTCGTTGTTGCCTTTTAATGGAGAAGAGAGTTTATTAGTAGATTTACCGGAACTGTCTACCTTGGATAATCTCGCGGTAATGACCGACCCTTATAAATTGTCGGCTATGCAGATTTTAAAAATCCTCTGCACGCCTGTTTTCCAAGCCAAACCGGAAATCTTTCCGCAGTTAATACTGACCATGATTCACTTGTGCAGGGTACATGGTAATTCTTCTTTATCAGCTTTTGCGTATGGTTTTTACGGTTTGCTGCTAGTTGGTTTTGGTAAGTTAGATGCGGGGTATCAAGCTGGTAAAATTGCTTTAAAGTTTTTGGAAAAATTTGATGCTAAAGAACTAAAAGCAAAAGTTTATAACTTGTTTAATTCTAATATTAGGACTTGGAAAGAAGCTGCTAGAAATAGTATTGCTCCTTTACAGGAAGGCGTGCAAGCAGGTTGGCAAACAGGGGATATAGAATGGGGTGGCTATTGTGTCGGTAACTTGTGTGGCTACTTGTTTTTTACAGAAGAAAATTTGGAATCAGTAGTGGAACAACAAGCTATTTACATTGATTTATGTGTCAAAAGTAAACAAGAAATTCCTACTTTCTTTTCTAAAGTGTGGAGGCAATTAGCTTTAAATTTTCAAGGAGAAGCCAAAGAAACGCTTTTATTAAATGGTGAAAGTTTTAATGAAAGTCAAATCTTGCCTCGTTTAATCGAAGCCAAAGCCGGAACGGTGTTGTATGTTTTTTACGTAGCTAAAACGATTATTTATTATCATTTTAGAGAGTACGATCGCGCTTTGGATAATGTCGCTTTAGCTAACGAACAAGCGGGAGCAGCTTTTGGTTTTATCCAAGTACCCATTCTCAATTTCTACCATTCATTAGCTCTTTTAGCACTCTATCCAAAAGTTAGTTCCAGCGAACAAGCCAAATATCTAGAACAAGTAGATAAAAATCAAGAAAACATGAAATTTTGGGCTGATTGTGCTCCTATGAACCACCAGCACAGGTACGACTTGATAGAAGCAGAAAAAGCAAGAATATGCGGACAAAATTGGCAAGCGGCTGACTTATACGATCGCGCGATTTTCGGAGCGATTAAAAATAAATACATCCAAGAAGAAGCTCTCGCTAATGAACTAGCAGCCAATTTTTATATGGAATGGGGAAAAGAAAAAATAGCCCGGGCTTACATTGTTGATGCTTACTACACCTACAGCCGTTGGGGAGCAAAAGCAAAAGTCGATGATTTAGAAGAACGCTATCCTCAATTACTGATTCCGATTTGGCAGCGAGAAAAAATTACTGTTAATCCTTACGAAATATTCTCAACCCAAACTATCAGTAAATATAGTAGTTCAACTAGTACGACCGTATCAGATGCACTAGATATTTTTTC belongs to Leptolyngbyaceae cyanobacterium and includes:
- a CDS encoding AAA family ATPase — translated: MINLPGYRIGKEIYASSRTLIYRGERESNSQKVIVKLMRSQYPNFTQIVQFRNQYTIAKNLNIPGVIQPYSLENYQNSHALIMEDFGGVSLKQMMEDSAVGIAKNPEDLTDFWEIAIQIATILDQLHRQRVIHKDIKPANILINPNTKQVKITDFSIASLLPKESQVITSPNVLEGTLAYLSPEQTGRMNRGIDYRSDFYSLGVTFYELLTGKLPFPTNDPMELVHSHIAKQPPAVYNINPYIPSILSDIVAKLMAKNAEDRYQSALGLKYDLETCFNQWKNYGKITNFDLGKRDISEHFLIPEKLYGRAEEIATLLAAFNRVSGKVKDGELATVHSEMMLVAGYSGIGKTAVVNEIHKPIVRQRGYFIKGKFDQFQRNIPFSAIVQALRDLMGQLLSENPQQIEQWKAKILEAVGENGQVISEVIPEVELLIGKQSSVPELEASAAQNRFNLVFQKFIRVFTNADHPLVIFLDDLQWADLASLKLIKLLMNETDAPYLLLIGAYRDNEVFPAHPLMLTLEEIRQNNAANINTIALAPLSKTDLNYLVADTLSCPPDVALPLTELVHKKTKGNPFFSNQFLKALHEDGLITFNFESRYWQCDISKVRALSLTDDVVEFMGLQLQKLPENTQEVLKLAACIGNSFDLHALAIVHEKSLAETATDLWKALQEGLIIPTSEIYKFFQEKEVDSRGILSELSVSYKFLHDRVQQAAYFLIPEDQKQAIHLKIGLLLLTNTPVEEREEKIFEIVNQLNIGVDLIANQSEKNELAQLNAIAGHKAKLSTAYEPAVRYLTVALKLLPKNSWQTDYRLTLSIYIAAAEAEYLNINFTRSAMLAETAMENAANLLDIVKVYELKMEIYIAQLEMLKAVNTGLEVLEKLGISLLPFNGEESLLVDLPELSTLDNLAVMTDPYKLSAMQILKILCTPVFQAKPEIFPQLILTMIHLCRVHGNSSLSAFAYGFYGLLLVGFGKLDAGYQAGKIALKFLEKFDAKELKAKVYNLFNSNIRTWKEAARNSIAPLQEGVQAGWQTGDIEWGGYCVGNLCGYLFFTEENLESVVEQQAIYIDLCVKSKQEIPTFFSKVWRQLALNFQGEAKETLLLNGESFNESQILPRLIEAKAGTVLYVFYVAKTIIYYHFREYDRALDNVALANEQAGAAFGFIQVPILNFYHSLALLALYPKVSSSEQAKYLEQVDKNQENMKFWADCAPMNHQHRYDLIEAEKARICGQNWQAADLYDRAIFGAIKNKYIQEEALANELAANFYMEWGKEKIARAYIVDAYYTYSRWGAKAKVDDLEERYPQLLIPIWQREKITVNPYEIFSTQTISKYSSSTSTTVSDALDIFSLIKASQVLSGEIQLDQLLSTFMEIVMENAGASYAALILREGENFKIAATANISGSSKEAVVVTQSIVLEDSSNIPLSLINYVRRTNKTLVIDDATTQPSLASDSYIDQKQPKSLLCTPMIYQSKLMGILYLENQLTSGAFTRNRLQVLKVLCSQAAISLENANLYLESQNYSQQLEESYQQLQQAQLQIVQSEKMATIGQLMAGIAHEINNPLGFIAGNIEHALEYARDVIDQLHLYQDNYPNPVPEIQQNAAKIDLDFVLEDLPKIIYSMKEGTERIQEISNSMRIFSRGDTSQKVPFNIHHGIDSTLLILRHRLKANDSRPAIEIVKKYGDLPEVRCYPGQLNQVFMNILANAIDALEESNKDKSFAEIRHHPNRITIITEIDSDRAYAIVRIADNGTGIPKEVQHRIFDHLFTTKAVGKGTGLGLSIARQIVQKEHSGKLTCISSPGSGTEFAIAIPL